Proteins encoded together in one Antennarius striatus isolate MH-2024 chromosome 13, ASM4005453v1, whole genome shotgun sequence window:
- the LOC137606105 gene encoding neuronal tyrosine-phosphorylated phosphoinositide-3-kinase adapter 1, with protein MSSGSTQDVAVEQFLRDIERRSKRLHSAVIGCEEERPRSDMNLLYRKSRLDWRQRDQEGSKKSSTQNDPSATVGKVRDLASFRRHFRMGFMTMPASQDLSPHSCASAMAPRSQSCHAVGAGDTSLENGDYSDTQSQHGGRCPPAKPKRHPSTRLSSSSADSRGLSETQPPFSQSKHSEKKNAMKKSDSGDIGSKKVPPLKPKRSPSTQLTFDPLPPRVPLSATSMPFQAADSQIHKGDGDDEPVYIEMVGQVFTRDSQTATPHPVTPVATTPDSDSDQNEAIYEEMKYPLQEDRESHRHLPLKHEKMRNSKHFHVTPSSSSCSSSLPRPSSSSPSYSKPKATVSISHSSPLPSSVSSTPVPQVLSASPHTPRAPTPYLLQGSKSEPESNTKIPAPFPNLLQHRPPLLAFPQPAAASSGVGVQNKTSASSKIGTQTSSITGQASISSSTSSNVPVSLSNSKESSGGSVTQQDKHSRDTQLCPAPGLRARSHSTPLPPSSKSTSPFSHHHHHPHHRPSHYHHYRKPERGDSPVPNKSSSQTSTVQTQTSSTGREAKSVSFLLKSDKTDREKDRDKDRDRDRDRERDRDRDRDRDRDRDRDRDRDRDRDRDRDRDRDRDRDRDRDRDRDGGPHSLQMDLGHSTSSQTSQSNTSSTPTPLSSSQRPHSRPHLRSHTPHGLPAYKPPSSDSPLLWTYPSGGFRRPPAYESLRGSSQTPSLQQPSSLTGVGEGGSKSNGGSASLQSKVGFMPWDSSASLAADEGSYWPMQRKLSFSHGSRETEKDEGRAWNGSADALLRMDKEDLGTALRGGHSGIPLHYSGATSRTQSESLAGVDSSPGFRALPRVGLPLPCQTFPACRNGELGRLGRSSSAAGVRQVGGGDIQRQSSLPAREALNQLHGLSQSQAPCSPSSPNVSRQQQQLQLHQQQLQLKQQLQQLQHQHHLQLQFQQLAQLAQGQPSVGGGSNPSATQNQRDGKLLEVIERKRCLCKEIKAHRRPDKSLCKQDSMPILPSWRRTPEPRKTGTPPCQRPQAVVWDTAI; from the exons ATGAGCTCTGGCTCTACCCAGGATGTGGCAGTCGAGCAATTCCTGCGTGACATAGAGAGGCGAAGCAAGCGGCTACACTCTGCTGTGATAGGCTGCGAGGAGGAAAGACCACGCAGCGACATGAACCTGCTGTATCGCAAAAGTCGTTTGGATTGGAGGCAGAGGGACCAAGAGGGAAGCAAAAAGAG CTCCACCCAAAACGACCCTTCAGCTACTGTTGGCAAAGTCAGAGACTTGGCATCTTTCCGCCGGCACTTCCGGATGGGTTTCATGACCATGCCAGCATCCCAGGACCTTTCCCCTCACTCTTGTGCCTCCGCCATGGCGCCGCGCTCCCAGTCCTGCCATGCTGTCGGTGCTGGAGATACGAGTCTGGAGAACGGAGATTACTCAGACACCCAGTCCCAACATGGCGGCCGTTGTCCCCCAGCAAAACCCAAACGTCATCCCAGCACTCGCCTCAGCTCCTCGTCTGCCGACAGCAGAGGACTTTCTGAGACACAGCCTCCATTTTCTCAGTCAAAACACTCGGAGAAGAAGAATG CCATGAAAAAGTCTGACTCTGGAGATATTGGATCGAAAAAGGTGCCTCCTTTAAAACCCAAAAGAAGTCCCAGTACCCAACTTACCTTTGACCCCCTGCCTCCACGTGTGCCTCTGTCTGCCACATCTATGCCTTTTCAGGCAGCAGACTCTCAGATTCATAAAGGAGATGGGGACGATGAACCAGTCTATATAGAGATGGTGGGCCAAGTGTTCAccagagacagtcagacagccaccccccaccctgtcACCCCTGTGGCTACCACCCCTGACTCAGACTCAGACCAGAATGAGGCCATCTATGAGGAGATGAAGTACCCATTGCAAGAAGACAGGGAGTCCCATAGACACCTCCcactaaaacatgaaaaaatgagAAACTCTAAACACTTTCATGTCACTCCTTCCTCATCCAGCTGCTCCTCGTCTCTGCCacgcccctcctcttcctctccttcctacTCAAAACCCAAAGCTACCGTGTCGATCTCCCATTCATCTCCGCTGCCTTCCTCTGTGTCCTCCACCCCTGTACCGCAGGTATTATCCGCAAGTCCACATACCCCACGGGCTCCTACACCCTACTTGCTGCAAGGGAGTAAATCCGAGCCCGAGTCCAACACAAAGATCCCAGCCCCTTTCCCAAATCTTCTGCAGCACCGTCCCCCCTTGCTTGCCTTCCCCcagccagcagcagcttccAGTGGGGTTGGGgtgcaaaacaaaacatctgcaTCTTCTAAAATTGGAACTCAAACATCCAGCATAACAGGTCAAGCCAGCATTTCCTCTTCAACTTCTTCTAATGTCCCTGTATCACTCTCAAACTCCAAGGAATCATCGGGAGGAAGTGTAACCCAACAGGACAAACACAGCAGAGATACCCAGTTATGTCCAGCTCCTGGACTGAGAGCCAGAAGCCACTCCACACCTCTGCCTCCCTCTTCCAAATCCACCTCCCCTTTctcccatcaccaccatcatcctcatcatcgaCCCTCACATTACCATCACTATCGTAAGCCAGAAAGAGGAGATTCTCCTGTTCCAAATAAGAGCAGTTCTCAGACTTCCACAGTCCAAACCCAAACATCGAGTACAGGCCGGGAAGCCAAATCTGTTAGCTTTCTCTTGAAGTCTGACAAGACAGATAGGGAGAAGGATAGAGACAAGGATAGGGACAGGGACCGAGATAGAGagagggatagggatagggatagggatagggatagggatagagatagagatagagatagagatagagatagagatagagatagagatagggATAGGG AcagggacagagacagagatcgAGATAGGGATAGGGATGGAGGCCCACACTCCTTACAGATGGATCTGGGTCACTCCACTAGCAGTCAAACATCGCAAAGCAACACCAGCTCAACCCCTACACCATTATCCTCATCCCAGCGTCCTCATTCTCGCCCGCACCTTCGCTCTCATACTCCTCATGGCCTGCCAGCATACAAGCCTCCATCCTCAGACAGTCCCTTGCTGTGGACCTACCCCTCAGGTGGGTTCCGAAGACCCCCGGCTTATGAGAGCCTGAGAGGAAGCTCACAGACACCATCTCTGCAGCAACCCTCTAGTCTCACTGGTGTAGGTGAGGGGGGATCCAAGAGTAATGGAGGGTCTGCATCCCTCCAATCCAAAGTTGGCTTCATGCCCTGGGACAGTAGTGCCAGCTTAGCTGCAGATGAGGGAAGTTACTGGCCTATGCAGAGGAAATTGTCCTTCAGCCATGggagcagagaaacagaga AAGATGAAGGGCGTGCATGGAATGGAAGTGCTGATGCCTTGTTAAGGATGGATAAAGAGGACTTAGGCACGGCGTTGCGAGGAGGCCACTCAGGCATACCGCTCCACTACAGTGGTGCTACCAGTCGGACTCAGAGTGAATCGTTGGCCGGCGTGGATAGCAGCCCAGGCTTTAGGGCCCTGCCCAGAGTTGGACTGCCTCTCCCCTGCCAGACTTTCCCTGCCTGTCGCAATGGCG AACTGGGGCGGCTGGGCcgctcctcctctgctgctggagTGAGACAGGTGGGTGGAGGAGATATACAGAGACAGAGCAGTCTACCAGCACGAGAAGCCCTGAATCAG CTTCATGGTCTGTCCCAATCTCAAGCACCTTGCAGTCCCAGCAGTCCCAATGTGTcccggcagcagcagcagcttcagctccaccagcagcagctgcagttaaagcagcagctccagcagcttcagcatcagcaccacctGCAGTTGCAGTTCCAGCAGCTTGCTCAGCTGGCACAGGGACAGCCTTCTGTAGGTGGGGGCAGCAACCCGTCTGCAACGCAGAACCAGAGAGATGGCAAGCTGCTGGAAGTCATTGAGCGTAAACGCTGCCTGTGCAAAGAGATTAAGGCCCATAGGCGCCCTGACAAAAGTCTGTGCAAGCAGGACAGCATGCCCATCCTCCCAAGTTGGAGACGGACACCTGAACCTCGAAAGACTGGTACACCACCCTGCCAGAGGCCACAGGCCGTCGTGTGGGACACAGCGATCTGA
- the atp1b2b gene encoding sodium/potassium-transporting ATPase subunit beta-2b isoform X2, whose translation MAKDGEKGGWKDFIWNPRTREFLGRTASSWGLIFLFYVVFYIFLAGLFALTMYVMLQTLDDHNPTWQDRLATPGMVIRPKADETFEIVYDIEKTESWDSYAQALDRFLEPYNNTVQAQKNDVCTPDKYFLQEDSGDVKNNPKRSCQFNRTFLDKCSGVHDRYYGYQEGKPCIIIKLNRVIGMLPGNNGQAPYVTCGAKREDTDKIGDLQYFPANGTFNLMYYPYYGKKAQVNYSQPLVAVKFLNITANEDINIECKINANNIPLGSERDKFAGRVSFKLRINTNN comes from the exons ATGGCAAAGGATGGAGAGAAGGGGGGATGGAAGGACTTTATATGGAATCCGAGGACGAGGGAGTTTTTGGGCAGGACGGCGAGCAGCTGGG gtcttatttttctcttctaCGTAGTTTTCTACATCTTCTTGGCCGGCCTGTTTGCGCTCACCATGTATGTCATGCTTCAGACCTTGGATGACCATAATCCGACCTGGCAGGACAGGCTCGCAACTCCAG GCATGGTGATTAGACCCAAAGCAGATGAGACCTTTGAGATTGTCTATGACATAGAGAAAACTGAGAGCTGGGACTCGTATGCTCAGGCCCTGGACAGGTTCTTGGAAC CGTATAACAACACTGTACAGGCCCAGAAAAACGACGTGTGCACCCCAGATAAATACTTCTTGCAGGAGGACAGCGGCGACGTGAAGAACAACCCCAAACGTTCCTGTCAGTTCAACCGCACCTTTCTGGACAAGTGCTCTGGCGTCCATGACCGTTACTATGGATACCAGGAGGGCAAGCCATGCATCATCATCAAGCTGAATCGG GTGATTGGGAtgctgccaggaaacaatggaCAGGCCCCCTATGTCACCTGTGGCGCAAAG AGAGAAGACACGGACAAAATCGGAGATTTGCAGTACTTTCCTGCAAATGGCACTTTCAATTTGATGTACTACCCTTACTATGGCAAGAAAGCTCAG gtgaaCTACTCTCAGCCTTTGGTTGCCGTTAAATTCCTTAACATTACTGCCAATGAAGACATCAACATCGAGTGCAAGATCAACGCCAACAACATTCCCCTCGGAAGTGAGAGAGACAAGTTTGCTGGAAGAGTGTCTTTCAAGCTGAGGATCAACACTAACAACTAG
- the atp1b2b gene encoding sodium/potassium-transporting ATPase subunit beta-2b isoform X1 has product MAKDGEKGGWKDFIWNPRTREFLGRTASSWGLIFLFYVVFYIFLAGLFALTMYVMLQTLDDHNPTWQDRLATPGMVIRPKADETFEIVYDIEKTESWDSYAQALDRFLEPYNNTVQAQKNDVCTPDKYFLQEDSGDVKNNPKRSCQFNRTFLDKCSGVHDRYYGYQEGKPCIIIKLNRVIGMLPGNNGQAPYVTCGAKRYKVGKNEWREDTDKIGDLQYFPANGTFNLMYYPYYGKKAQVNYSQPLVAVKFLNITANEDINIECKINANNIPLGSERDKFAGRVSFKLRINTNN; this is encoded by the exons ATGGCAAAGGATGGAGAGAAGGGGGGATGGAAGGACTTTATATGGAATCCGAGGACGAGGGAGTTTTTGGGCAGGACGGCGAGCAGCTGGG gtcttatttttctcttctaCGTAGTTTTCTACATCTTCTTGGCCGGCCTGTTTGCGCTCACCATGTATGTCATGCTTCAGACCTTGGATGACCATAATCCGACCTGGCAGGACAGGCTCGCAACTCCAG GCATGGTGATTAGACCCAAAGCAGATGAGACCTTTGAGATTGTCTATGACATAGAGAAAACTGAGAGCTGGGACTCGTATGCTCAGGCCCTGGACAGGTTCTTGGAAC CGTATAACAACACTGTACAGGCCCAGAAAAACGACGTGTGCACCCCAGATAAATACTTCTTGCAGGAGGACAGCGGCGACGTGAAGAACAACCCCAAACGTTCCTGTCAGTTCAACCGCACCTTTCTGGACAAGTGCTCTGGCGTCCATGACCGTTACTATGGATACCAGGAGGGCAAGCCATGCATCATCATCAAGCTGAATCGG GTGATTGGGAtgctgccaggaaacaatggaCAGGCCCCCTATGTCACCTGTGGCGCAAAG CGATACAAAGTTGGCAAAAATGAATGG AGAGAAGACACGGACAAAATCGGAGATTTGCAGTACTTTCCTGCAAATGGCACTTTCAATTTGATGTACTACCCTTACTATGGCAAGAAAGCTCAG gtgaaCTACTCTCAGCCTTTGGTTGCCGTTAAATTCCTTAACATTACTGCCAATGAAGACATCAACATCGAGTGCAAGATCAACGCCAACAACATTCCCCTCGGAAGTGAGAGAGACAAGTTTGCTGGAAGAGTGTCTTTCAAGCTGAGGATCAACACTAACAACTAG